A single region of the Halorubrum depositum genome encodes:
- a CDS encoding SDR family oxidoreductase, giving the protein MDLQIDGNAALVTASSSGLGKASAKALAREGVDVVINGRDEERLAAAKEEVEAVATGEVVAQPADLTDADEVAALVETTVDEFGTIDHLVTSAGGPPSGAFLDTDDEDWQHAYDLLVMSVVRLARESYPHLKEGDGGTIVNITSRSVKEAIDSLVLSNSVRMSVIGLEKTLSKEFAPEVRANAVLPGPHETSRIRDLVEAAVERGDYDSYEEGLDDWAGNPLERIGDPMELGNTVAFLSSPKSGYVNGTALPIDGGSTGANL; this is encoded by the coding sequence ATGGACCTACAGATCGACGGGAACGCGGCCCTCGTCACGGCGTCGTCCAGCGGACTCGGCAAGGCATCGGCGAAGGCGTTGGCCCGCGAGGGCGTCGACGTCGTCATCAACGGCCGCGACGAGGAGCGACTGGCGGCCGCGAAAGAGGAGGTCGAGGCGGTCGCGACCGGCGAGGTCGTCGCGCAGCCGGCCGACCTGACCGACGCCGACGAGGTGGCGGCCCTGGTGGAGACCACGGTCGACGAGTTCGGCACGATCGACCACCTCGTGACGAGCGCGGGCGGCCCGCCGTCGGGCGCCTTCCTCGACACCGACGACGAGGACTGGCAGCACGCCTACGACCTGCTCGTGATGAGCGTCGTCCGGCTGGCGCGGGAGTCGTACCCGCACCTCAAGGAGGGCGACGGCGGCACCATCGTCAACATCACCTCCCGGAGCGTGAAGGAGGCCATCGATAGCCTCGTGCTGTCGAACTCCGTCCGGATGAGCGTCATCGGGTTAGAGAAGACGCTCTCGAAGGAGTTCGCGCCGGAGGTACGCGCGAACGCCGTCCTCCCCGGCCCTCACGAGACGAGCCGCATCCGCGACCTCGTCGAGGCCGCCGTCGAGCGCGGCGACTACGACTCCTACGAGGAGGGGCTCGACGACTGGGCGGGGAACCCGCTGGAGCGCATCGGCGACCCGATGGAGCTCGGCAACACCGTCGCGTTCCTCTCGTCGCCGAAGTCCGGCTACGTCAACGGCACCGCGCTCCCGATCGACGGCGGCTCGACCGGGGCGAACCTATGA
- a CDS encoding cupin domain-containing protein — MRPVAFDEAETYEPEKGWRRVSMAGSDQFSFEWFEKPPGHSSPMHDHENEQVCLCLEGELTVATEDDEVTLQKNDSVLLESNEAHRVENTGDERAVGLDVFAPGRSFDFWTDREE; from the coding sequence ATGAGACCGGTCGCGTTCGACGAGGCGGAGACGTACGAGCCCGAGAAGGGGTGGCGGCGCGTGTCGATGGCCGGCAGCGACCAGTTCTCCTTCGAGTGGTTCGAGAAGCCGCCGGGACACAGCTCGCCGATGCACGACCACGAGAACGAGCAGGTCTGCCTCTGCTTGGAGGGCGAGCTCACGGTCGCCACCGAGGACGACGAAGTGACGCTCCAGAAGAACGACTCCGTCTTGCTGGAGTCCAACGAGGCCCACAGAGTGGAGAACACCGGCGACGAGCGCGCGGTCGGCCTCGACGTGTTCGCGCCCGGGCGCTCGTTCGACTTCTGGACGGACCGCGAGGAGTGA
- a CDS encoding fumarylacetoacetate hydrolase family protein, translated as MKYLARTATGDPLLGDERGYVPLGAVEPDLESVRDALPRAAAGTLGDVADATADAVPAEDVSFGAPLESFGKLWGIGLNYEEHAGDLDEQRPTEPASFMKPSSVLTGPGGPIRLPPTEQSERVTAEAELAVVMGRTCRNVDEGDVDGVIAGFLPVIDMTAEDVLQRNPRFLTRAKSYDTFLVPGAALAVPEEPLDLESLSVRTEVNGEVRAENEIRNMLFPPAEIVSFHSDVMTLEPGDLFSTGTPGAAPIDPGDEVRAVVESIGTVDAPVTR; from the coding sequence ATGAAGTACCTCGCACGCACCGCGACCGGCGACCCCCTGCTCGGCGACGAGAGGGGGTACGTCCCCCTCGGCGCGGTCGAGCCCGACCTGGAGAGCGTCCGCGACGCGCTCCCCCGGGCGGCCGCGGGGACGCTCGGCGACGTCGCCGACGCGACCGCCGACGCCGTCCCGGCCGAGGACGTCTCGTTCGGCGCGCCGCTGGAATCGTTCGGGAAGCTGTGGGGGATCGGGCTGAACTACGAGGAGCACGCCGGCGACCTCGACGAGCAGCGCCCGACGGAGCCGGCGAGCTTCATGAAGCCGTCGTCGGTCCTGACGGGGCCGGGCGGCCCGATCCGGCTGCCGCCGACCGAGCAGAGCGAGCGGGTGACCGCCGAGGCGGAGCTGGCCGTCGTGATGGGCCGAACCTGCCGGAACGTCGACGAGGGCGACGTGGACGGCGTGATCGCGGGGTTCCTCCCCGTGATCGACATGACGGCCGAGGACGTGCTCCAGCGGAACCCGCGCTTCCTCACGCGGGCGAAGAGCTACGACACGTTCCTCGTGCCCGGCGCCGCGCTCGCGGTGCCGGAGGAGCCGCTCGACTTGGAGTCGCTCTCGGTGCGGACCGAGGTCAACGGCGAGGTCCGGGCGGAAAACGAGATCCGGAACATGCTGTTCCCGCCGGCGGAGATCGTCTCGTTCCACTCCGACGTGATGACGCTGGAGCCGGGCGACCTGTTCAGCACCGGAACGCCCGGCGCGGCGCCCATCGACCCCGGCGACGAGGTGCGGGCGGTCGTCGAGTCGATCGGCACGGTCGACGCGCCGGTGACGCGGTAG
- a CDS encoding universal stress protein, with protein sequence MYRVLLPVGGEAEHVLAAADAVASLPNAADEVEAVILNVYEGFEVSGEGGRVDSEDVWNEENYPESVDAVEDRLTEAGVETTRRREHGDPAETIIEVAEELDVDNVTMSGRRRSPTGKMLFGSTTQSVLLAADRPVTVILDE encoded by the coding sequence ATGTACCGCGTACTGCTCCCCGTCGGCGGGGAGGCCGAGCACGTACTGGCCGCGGCGGACGCCGTCGCGTCGCTGCCGAACGCCGCCGACGAGGTCGAGGCGGTGATACTCAACGTCTACGAGGGGTTCGAGGTCAGCGGCGAGGGAGGCCGCGTCGACTCCGAGGACGTGTGGAACGAGGAGAACTACCCGGAGAGCGTCGACGCCGTCGAGGACCGGCTGACGGAGGCCGGCGTCGAGACGACCAGGCGGCGCGAGCACGGCGACCCCGCCGAGACGATCATCGAGGTCGCCGAGGAACTCGACGTCGACAACGTCACCATGAGCGGGCGCCGCCGGAGCCCGACCGGCAAGATGCTGTTCGGGAGCACGACCCAGTCGGTGTTGCTCGCGGCCGACCGACCGGTGACGGTCATCCTCGACGAATAA
- a CDS encoding TAXI family TRAP transporter solute-binding subunit, whose product MAENSVNRRKFLYGTGAVGITGLAGCSGGDGGDGSDGSDGSDGSDGSDGSDGSDGSDGSDGGSEDLSLRVGTSAGGTQDVGLAVERAVSQESDTLSYSTIESPGYIGTIRRMANNQFNAGITDNNSLAKALDDRGAFEEQGVERIPQYGFYAFPYSIYVIARDGTGIETFDDLAGANVYPAEPGYSTRATTLDVWSQEPTADVYEEMNIQNMGVDSAPGAMEEGNIDACIAYGTPGVRYTGFVQEIASRIDVHYVEPTDALRESAESYPGAGFGTTSYDEWPIADTDIGTDEVFHWNLEVNYTFNPEANPDAVYELCRVVDEHNDTVNEGEEQFNDFESTADMLGSARENIPVHRGAVQYYKDNDAWDDSLTEGDSA is encoded by the coding sequence ATGGCAGAAAACTCAGTCAATCGACGCAAGTTCCTGTACGGCACGGGCGCGGTAGGCATCACCGGACTCGCCGGATGTAGCGGCGGCGACGGTGGGGACGGTTCCGACGGCTCTGACGGTTCCGACGGTTCCGACGGTTCCGACGGCTCTGACGGTTCCGACGGTTCCGACGGTTCCGACGGCGGCAGCGAGGACCTCTCGCTGCGCGTCGGGACGTCGGCCGGCGGGACGCAGGACGTCGGCCTCGCCGTCGAGCGCGCGGTGAGCCAGGAGAGCGACACCCTGAGCTACTCGACGATCGAGAGCCCGGGCTACATCGGGACGATCCGCCGGATGGCGAACAACCAGTTCAACGCCGGCATCACCGACAACAACTCGCTGGCGAAGGCGCTCGACGACAGGGGCGCGTTCGAGGAGCAGGGCGTCGAGCGCATCCCGCAGTACGGCTTCTACGCGTTCCCGTACAGCATCTACGTCATCGCCCGCGACGGCACGGGGATCGAGACGTTCGACGACCTCGCCGGCGCGAACGTCTACCCGGCGGAGCCGGGCTACTCGACGCGTGCGACGACGCTCGACGTCTGGTCGCAGGAGCCGACGGCTGACGTCTACGAGGAGATGAACATCCAGAACATGGGCGTCGACTCCGCGCCCGGCGCGATGGAGGAGGGCAACATCGACGCCTGCATCGCGTACGGGACGCCCGGCGTGCGGTACACCGGGTTCGTTCAGGAGATCGCCTCCCGGATCGACGTCCACTACGTCGAGCCGACGGACGCGCTTCGGGAGTCCGCCGAGTCGTACCCGGGCGCCGGGTTCGGCACCACGAGCTACGACGAGTGGCCCATCGCGGACACCGACATCGGCACCGACGAGGTGTTCCACTGGAACCTCGAAGTGAACTACACGTTCAACCCCGAGGCGAACCCGGACGCCGTCTACGAGCTGTGCCGCGTCGTCGACGAGCACAACGACACGGTCAACGAGGGCGAAGAGCAGTTCAACGACTTCGAATCCACCGCGGACATGCTCGGCTCGGCCCGCGAGAACATCCCGGTCCACCGCGGCGCCGTGCAGTACTACAAGGACAACGACGCGTGGGACGACAGCCTGACCGAAGGCGACAGCGCCTGA
- a CDS encoding TRAP transporter permease, translating to MSTETASTEPDSGLLRGLDVTVTAAALLFWAGVLYWAQTQAISQVRFATAFVGGILTVYALNETRLAIADGDWIDGAVLIPASLALMTASAFFAINFQDVYLQRQGYALEHEYMLARLVVLSLMYLTWREFGNVFLGLIFAVFAYAMYGNYVPGVLGHAGMQQATLLQATVTDLYGFYGSLTQITASWIAPFLLYAGLLFAYGAFDLILRVAIVAAKYIESGIAQTAVLSSAVIGSINGSYTANAAMTGSFTIPTMQEAGMEGHRAAGIEAVASTSGQVLPPVMGASAFVMASYLGVPYLDIVVAGLVPAAILVVSISIAVHYLAIADSSSQDMEFSEFFDEELSTEKKIFEALRFGVPFALLIYLLGIVQYTVMTSALYTVVAMMVTGVLMPPLQRVVDSSGTSPVGEFVTQVKNTVHGIRRGAIILAPIAIILVVISGVVNLFSTTGIPAKIALLLINISGGVLLFAVLLGMGVAILMGVGMPTVAAYVIVAILIVPTFVSDFNVAPITAHYTMFYAAILAGITPPVATAAVIAAGIAEANFWRTCGAAVRIAAPLFVLPVAFVYNPAMISMEPGLGTLYVGLLVLLGAVTIIYGLNYPFKMRPGRKLGARALLATLGVLIMTYPSDVAKIAGIAVFAAVFVAEKVMIRGLKLPFGRGASQ from the coding sequence ATGAGCACGGAAACGGCCTCGACGGAGCCCGACTCCGGACTGCTTCGGGGGCTCGACGTCACGGTCACGGCGGCGGCGCTGCTGTTCTGGGCGGGGGTGCTCTACTGGGCCCAGACGCAGGCCATCTCGCAGGTGCGGTTCGCCACCGCGTTCGTCGGCGGTATCCTGACCGTCTACGCGCTCAACGAGACGCGGCTCGCCATCGCCGACGGAGACTGGATCGACGGCGCCGTGTTGATCCCCGCGTCGCTGGCGCTGATGACCGCGTCGGCGTTCTTCGCGATCAACTTCCAGGACGTCTACCTCCAGCGCCAGGGGTACGCGCTCGAGCACGAGTACATGCTCGCGCGGCTCGTCGTCCTCTCGCTGATGTACCTCACGTGGCGCGAGTTCGGCAACGTGTTCCTCGGACTCATCTTCGCCGTGTTCGCGTACGCGATGTACGGGAACTACGTCCCGGGCGTGTTGGGGCACGCGGGGATGCAACAGGCGACGCTGCTGCAGGCGACGGTCACGGACCTGTACGGCTTCTACGGGAGCCTCACGCAGATCACGGCCTCGTGGATCGCGCCGTTCCTGCTGTACGCCGGCCTGCTGTTCGCGTACGGCGCGTTCGACCTGATCCTGCGGGTCGCCATCGTGGCCGCGAAGTACATCGAGTCCGGCATCGCTCAGACCGCCGTGCTCTCCTCGGCTGTCATCGGCTCGATCAACGGCTCATACACCGCTAACGCGGCGATGACGGGATCGTTCACCATCCCGACGATGCAGGAGGCCGGGATGGAGGGCCACCGCGCGGCCGGCATCGAGGCGGTCGCCTCGACCTCCGGGCAGGTGCTCCCGCCAGTGATGGGCGCGTCCGCGTTCGTGATGGCGTCGTACCTCGGCGTCCCGTACCTCGACATCGTCGTCGCCGGGCTCGTGCCGGCCGCGATCCTGGTCGTCTCCATCTCCATCGCGGTCCACTACCTCGCCATCGCCGACTCCAGCAGCCAGGACATGGAGTTCTCCGAGTTCTTCGACGAAGAGCTCTCGACGGAGAAGAAGATATTCGAGGCGCTCCGCTTCGGCGTCCCGTTCGCGCTGCTCATCTACCTGCTCGGGATCGTCCAGTACACGGTGATGACGTCCGCGCTGTACACGGTGGTCGCGATGATGGTCACCGGGGTGCTCATGCCGCCGCTCCAGCGGGTCGTGGACAGTTCGGGCACCAGCCCGGTCGGAGAGTTCGTCACGCAGGTGAAAAACACCGTTCACGGGATCCGGCGCGGCGCCATCATCCTGGCGCCGATCGCGATCATCCTGGTCGTCATCAGCGGCGTCGTGAACCTGTTCAGCACGACCGGCATCCCGGCGAAGATCGCGCTGCTGCTCATCAACATCTCGGGCGGCGTGCTGCTGTTCGCGGTGCTGCTCGGGATGGGCGTCGCCATCCTGATGGGCGTCGGCATGCCGACGGTCGCCGCGTACGTCATCGTGGCCATCCTCATCGTGCCGACCTTCGTCTCGGACTTCAACGTCGCGCCGATCACGGCCCACTACACGATGTTCTACGCGGCCATCCTCGCGGGGATCACGCCGCCGGTGGCGACCGCGGCGGTGATCGCGGCGGGGATCGCGGAGGCGAACTTCTGGCGGACCTGCGGCGCCGCGGTCCGGATCGCCGCGCCGCTGTTCGTTCTCCCGGTCGCGTTCGTCTACAACCCCGCCATGATCTCGATGGAACCCGGACTCGGCACGCTGTACGTCGGACTGCTCGTGCTGCTCGGCGCAGTGACGATCATCTACGGGCTGAACTACCCGTTCAAGATGCGCCCCGGACGGAAGCTCGGCGCGCGGGCCCTGCTCGCGACGCTCGGCGTCCTCATCATGACGTACCCGAGCGACGTCGCGAAGATCGCCGGGATCGCCGTCTTCGCCGCCGTCTTCGTGGCCGAGAAGGTGATGATCCGCGGTCTCAAGCTGCCGTTCGGCAGGGGGGCGAGCCAATGA
- a CDS encoding acetyl-CoA hydrolase/transferase C-terminal domain-containing protein produces MSRGPDRLPVERRLHGDVPLVDAETAAAAIDADATVLTSGFGSVGYPKAIPLALAESPRDLSLTLVASGKVGDEIDVDLVGSGAVERRFSYQSSRVAREKTDAREIAFSDRNASSIGDEVQYGGLVDPDVAVVEAVAVGEDWFVPSTSLGQVPAFVEAADELYVELNRHQPLELQALHDVYRPDAPPDRGPIPLSDPGERIGTPHVEFDPEKLAGVVETEIPDSTYTFRDPTDDDLAIAANLGSFLREELERSPVFDDAVHLQFGVGSLGNALMGELQALDFGDREVVYFGELIQDGLFDMLDAGGLEAASATSLALTDEGQQRLFEDVERYAEDVVLRPADVSNHPGLIDQFGVVGVNSAIEFDLYGNVNSTHVRGERMINGVGGSADFNRNSLITVCALPSALDDGAVSRVVPQTFHVDHTEHDVDVFVTEQGVADVRGLSPVERAELIIERCAHPEFAPELRSYLDDVCEREYHIPQDVERAAEWFE; encoded by the coding sequence ATGAGCCGCGGACCCGACCGACTGCCGGTCGAGCGCCGGCTCCACGGCGACGTCCCGCTCGTCGACGCGGAGACGGCGGCCGCCGCGATCGACGCCGACGCGACGGTGCTCACGAGCGGCTTCGGCAGCGTCGGCTACCCGAAGGCGATCCCGCTCGCGCTGGCGGAGTCGCCCCGCGACCTGTCGCTCACGCTGGTCGCCAGCGGGAAGGTCGGCGACGAGATCGACGTCGATCTCGTCGGCTCCGGGGCCGTCGAGCGCCGGTTCTCCTACCAGTCGTCGCGGGTCGCCCGCGAGAAGACCGACGCCCGCGAGATCGCCTTCAGCGACCGCAACGCCTCCTCGATCGGCGACGAGGTCCAGTACGGCGGGCTCGTCGACCCCGACGTCGCCGTCGTCGAGGCGGTCGCGGTCGGCGAGGACTGGTTCGTTCCCTCCACGTCGCTCGGGCAGGTGCCCGCCTTCGTCGAGGCCGCCGACGAGCTGTACGTCGAATTAAACCGCCACCAGCCGCTCGAACTGCAGGCGCTCCACGACGTGTACCGACCGGACGCGCCGCCGGACCGCGGACCGATCCCCCTCTCCGACCCCGGAGAGCGAATCGGCACCCCACACGTCGAGTTCGACCCCGAGAAGCTCGCGGGCGTCGTCGAGACGGAGATCCCCGACTCGACGTACACCTTCCGGGACCCGACCGACGACGACCTCGCGATCGCCGCCAACCTCGGCTCGTTCCTCCGCGAGGAGCTGGAGCGGTCCCCCGTCTTCGACGACGCGGTCCACCTCCAGTTCGGCGTCGGCTCGCTCGGCAACGCCCTGATGGGCGAGCTCCAGGCGCTCGACTTCGGCGACCGCGAGGTGGTGTACTTCGGCGAGCTCATCCAGGACGGCCTCTTCGACATGCTCGACGCCGGCGGGCTGGAAGCCGCGAGCGCGACGTCGCTCGCGCTCACCGACGAGGGCCAACAGCGCCTCTTCGAGGACGTCGAGCGCTACGCCGAGGACGTGGTGCTCCGGCCGGCCGACGTCTCCAACCACCCGGGGCTCATCGACCAGTTCGGCGTGGTCGGCGTCAACAGCGCCATCGAGTTCGACCTCTACGGCAACGTCAACTCCACGCACGTCCGCGGCGAGCGCATGATAAACGGCGTCGGCGGCTCGGCCGACTTCAACCGGAACTCGCTGATCACGGTGTGTGCGCTCCCCTCCGCGCTCGACGACGGCGCGGTCTCGCGGGTCGTCCCGCAGACGTTCCACGTCGACCACACGGAACACGACGTCGACGTCTTCGTCACCGAGCAGGGCGTCGCCGACGTGCGCGGGCTCTCGCCGGTCGAGCGCGCGGAGCTGATAATCGAGCGCTGCGCGCACCCCGAATTCGCGCCCGAGCTGCGCTCGTACCTCGACGACGTCTGCGAGCGGGAGTACCACATCCCGCAGGACGTCGAGCGCGCGGCCGAGTGGTTCGAGTAA
- the lhgO gene encoding L-2-hydroxyglutarate oxidase, with amino-acid sequence MMRHDVAIVGGGCVGLSVAKHLAERTDLDVAVLEKEHHLASHQSGRNSGVLHPGFNYPPDSKKARFATEGTARMKAYCEEHDVPCEELGVLVVATDDEEEARLDDLAEQAEANGVAYELLDSREAIRAHEPHAEGQAALHAPEAASVDSEQYVYALAREARELGVTIYTGYEVSRIEEAAEGYRLDTSNGRFEVPYLVNAAGLHADTLAHQVGVGEEYQVVPFRGEYYEVRPERAELCETMIYPTPNPELPFLGVHYTRRTDGKVIVGPNAVLAFGREAYDNTDVDPRELLETLTYGGFRRLLSSPLMLSVAWAELNKSYRKEKFAAASQKLVPDVRAEDLQKSYAGIRAQLVSDDGELVKDPLFVEREDAVHVLNAVSPGLTSSLPFGEHIAERLAAKVTV; translated from the coding sequence ATGATGCGCCACGACGTCGCCATCGTCGGCGGCGGCTGCGTCGGGCTGTCGGTCGCCAAACACCTCGCCGAGCGCACCGACCTCGACGTCGCCGTCTTAGAGAAGGAGCACCACCTCGCCTCGCACCAGAGCGGCCGGAACTCCGGGGTGCTCCACCCCGGGTTCAACTACCCGCCGGACTCGAAGAAGGCGCGGTTCGCCACCGAGGGGACCGCCCGGATGAAGGCCTACTGCGAGGAGCACGACGTCCCCTGCGAGGAGCTGGGCGTCCTCGTCGTCGCGACGGACGACGAGGAGGAGGCGCGGCTCGACGACCTCGCCGAGCAGGCCGAGGCCAACGGCGTCGCCTACGAGCTGCTCGACTCCCGCGAGGCGATCCGCGCGCACGAGCCGCACGCCGAGGGACAGGCCGCGCTCCACGCTCCGGAGGCCGCCTCCGTCGACTCCGAGCAGTACGTCTACGCGCTCGCCCGCGAGGCCCGGGAGCTCGGGGTCACTATTTACACGGGCTACGAGGTCTCGCGGATCGAGGAGGCGGCCGAGGGGTACCGACTCGACACGAGTAACGGCCGGTTCGAGGTCCCGTACCTGGTCAACGCCGCGGGGCTCCACGCCGACACGCTGGCCCATCAGGTCGGCGTCGGCGAGGAGTACCAGGTGGTCCCGTTCCGCGGCGAGTACTACGAGGTGCGCCCCGAGCGCGCCGAGCTCTGCGAGACGATGATCTACCCGACGCCGAACCCGGAGCTCCCCTTCCTCGGCGTCCACTACACCCGCCGCACCGACGGCAAGGTGATCGTCGGCCCGAACGCGGTGCTCGCGTTCGGTCGCGAGGCGTACGACAACACCGACGTCGACCCCCGCGAGCTGCTCGAGACGCTCACCTACGGCGGCTTCCGGCGGCTGCTCTCCTCGCCGCTGATGCTCTCGGTCGCGTGGGCGGAGCTGAACAAGTCGTATCGCAAGGAGAAGTTCGCGGCGGCCTCCCAGAAGCTCGTGCCCGACGTGCGCGCCGAGGACTTACAGAAGAGCTACGCCGGGATCCGCGCGCAGCTCGTGAGCGACGACGGCGAGCTGGTGAAAGACCCGCTGTTCGTCGAACGCGAGGACGCCGTCCACGTCCTCAACGCCGTCTCCCCCGGGCTCACCTCCTCGCTACCGTTCGGGGAGCACATCGCGGAGCGGCTCGCAGCGAAGGTGACGGTTTAA
- the rdfA gene encoding rod-determining factor RdfA: MTDTDGGRRNKVARLLDEYDLDGVGDELEARWTATGDDHTSLRDLAAEFNRRLVEARLDETGVRLSARELDAVVRSLTGDDVAVADRTQLRRRLEREGVDVDALDCDVVTYQAVRSYLRDHRGAEYERDGGDRATTAARAIGKLRGRLVSVAESKLRGLRKTSALTLGEFRVLVDVSVLCTDCGSRYGVADLLSSGGCDCEASESAEVEPPEPEE; this comes from the coding sequence ATGACCGACACGGACGGCGGCCGTCGGAACAAGGTGGCGCGCCTCCTCGACGAGTACGACCTGGACGGCGTCGGCGACGAGCTGGAGGCGCGGTGGACGGCGACCGGCGACGACCACACGAGCCTGCGCGACCTCGCCGCCGAGTTCAACCGCAGGCTCGTCGAGGCCCGACTCGACGAGACCGGAGTGCGGCTGTCGGCGCGGGAGCTGGACGCGGTGGTGCGGTCGCTGACGGGCGACGACGTCGCCGTAGCCGACCGGACGCAGCTCCGCCGCCGGCTCGAACGCGAGGGCGTCGACGTCGACGCGCTCGACTGCGACGTGGTCACGTATCAGGCCGTCCGGAGCTACCTCCGGGACCACCGCGGCGCGGAGTACGAGCGCGACGGCGGCGACCGCGCGACGACCGCGGCCCGGGCGATCGGGAAGCTCCGCGGCCGGCTGGTCTCGGTCGCGGAGTCGAAGCTCCGGGGGCTCCGGAAGACCTCGGCGCTCACGCTCGGTGAGTTCCGGGTGCTGGTCGACGTGAGCGTGCTGTGTACGGACTGCGGCTCGCGGTACGGCGTCGCCGACCTGCTCTCGTCGGGCGGGTGCGACTGCGAGGCGTCGGAGTCGGCGGAAGTGGAGCCGCCGGAACCGGAGGAGTAG
- a CDS encoding acetamidase/formamidase family protein translates to MSQQEIEEELYVDQYTLGLVGPDQEWAGTVADGGTIRTYTPPGCWGPMVTPSFRGGHEVTRPIRVEGAEVGDAVAIRIRDVEVTSMATSTGSMAEREEAFRDDPFVDHRCPECGTTWPDSVVEGTGEDAIRCADCGANASSFGFEYGYTVAFDHENAVGVTLDKEGAHELATDADEVMDIPENSRQHPILLYEPDGMPGTLGRLRPFIGNIGTTPSVTMPDSHNAGDFGQSLIGADHDYGVETEEDLEKRTDGHMDIPEVRPGATLICPVDVDGAGIYVGDLHANQGDGELSLHTTDVSGTVTMDVEVIEGLELDGPVLLPNEEDLPFISAPYTEAEREAGRELGAEHGVETETEMAPIQVVGSGATVNDATQNAFDRATKLLDMSEGEVRGRCTFTGGVQIGRLPGVVQLDMLAPLDVLEERGLDGLVREQYDL, encoded by the coding sequence ATGTCACAGCAAGAGATCGAAGAGGAGCTGTACGTCGACCAGTACACGCTCGGGCTGGTCGGTCCCGACCAGGAGTGGGCCGGGACCGTCGCCGACGGCGGGACGATACGGACGTACACGCCCCCCGGGTGTTGGGGACCGATGGTCACCCCCTCGTTCCGGGGCGGCCACGAGGTGACGCGCCCGATCCGCGTCGAGGGCGCCGAGGTCGGCGACGCCGTCGCGATCCGCATCCGCGACGTGGAGGTGACGAGCATGGCGACGAGCACGGGGTCGATGGCCGAGCGCGAGGAGGCGTTCCGCGACGACCCGTTCGTCGACCACCGCTGCCCGGAGTGCGGGACGACCTGGCCCGACTCGGTCGTCGAGGGCACCGGCGAGGACGCGATCCGCTGTGCCGACTGCGGCGCCAACGCCTCCTCGTTCGGCTTCGAGTACGGCTACACCGTCGCGTTCGACCACGAGAACGCGGTCGGCGTCACGCTCGATAAGGAGGGCGCCCACGAGCTCGCGACCGACGCCGACGAGGTGATGGACATCCCCGAGAACTCCCGGCAACACCCGATCCTGCTGTACGAGCCCGACGGGATGCCCGGCACGCTCGGTCGCCTCCGGCCCTTTATCGGCAACATCGGGACGACGCCGTCGGTGACGATGCCCGACTCCCACAACGCCGGCGACTTCGGGCAGAGCCTCATCGGGGCCGACCACGACTACGGGGTCGAGACCGAAGAAGACCTCGAGAAGCGCACCGACGGCCACATGGACATCCCCGAGGTCCGCCCGGGCGCCACGCTGATCTGCCCCGTCGACGTCGACGGCGCGGGGATCTACGTCGGCGACCTCCACGCGAACCAGGGGGACGGCGAGCTCTCCCTCCACACCACCGACGTGAGCGGCACCGTCACCATGGACGTCGAGGTGATCGAGGGGCTCGAACTCGACGGCCCCGTGCTGCTCCCGAACGAGGAGGACCTCCCCTTCATCAGCGCGCCGTACACCGAGGCGGAGCGCGAGGCCGGCCGCGAGCTCGGGGCCGAACACGGCGTCGAGACGGAGACGGAGATGGCGCCGATCCAGGTGGTCGGCTCCGGCGCCACGGTCAACGACGCCACGCAGAACGCCTTCGACCGCGCGACGAAGCTCCTCGACATGAGCGAGGGCGAGGTCCGCGGGCGCTGCACGTTCACCGGCGGCGTCCAGATCGGGCGGCTCCCGGGCGTCGTCCAGCTCGACATGCTCGCGCCGCTTGACGTGCTGGAGGAGCGCGGCCTCGACGGGCTGGTCCGCGAGCAGTACGACCTGTAG
- a CDS encoding DUF7126 family protein encodes MAGESARPDGGRAEGEIAVVAGPDEHGLGEELAALGVEVRRIEGLVTADALSDAGIADADYFVLTDVEEATGIPIAKELQPSVLVVTYAERSLPAFVATVADLAVDPALMDAATVAEELVDGAADRAA; translated from the coding sequence ATGGCGGGCGAATCCGCTCGCCCCGACGGCGGTCGCGCCGAGGGCGAAATCGCCGTCGTCGCCGGCCCCGACGAGCACGGCCTCGGCGAGGAGCTCGCCGCCCTCGGCGTCGAGGTCCGCCGGATCGAGGGGCTCGTCACCGCCGACGCGCTCTCCGACGCCGGGATCGCCGACGCCGACTACTTCGTCCTCACCGACGTCGAGGAGGCGACCGGCATCCCGATCGCCAAGGAGCTGCAGCCGTCCGTCCTCGTCGTGACGTACGCCGAGCGGTCGCTGCCGGCGTTCGTCGCGACCGTCGCCGACCTCGCTGTCGACCCGGCCCTGATGGACGCCGCGACCGTCGCCGAGGAGCTGGTCGACGGCGCCGCCGACCGCGCGGCGTAG